A stretch of Lysinibacillus agricola DNA encodes these proteins:
- a CDS encoding AMP-binding protein, with translation MAELVYQTIGQLLDKQSEKYPQREALVYADRNLRMTYEELNQQSRLVARGLMALGIEKGDHIAVWTTNVPEWVQLQFGTGKMGAPIVTVNTNYRSSELEYLLKQSDAKTIILIENYRDHSFMNTLQELCPELDHCEPGNLQSKRLPLLKNVILIGETKYPGVLNWSDVLSAAEQVTEEQLDQRQQALHYDDVINIQYTSGTTGFPKGVMLTHYNLVNNAINIAECMHLTSEDRLCIPVPFFHCFGCVIGTLAITTSGGTMVPVQEFSPTEVLKTVEKERCTALHGVPTMFISELNLPNFSSFDLSTLRTGVMAGSNCPMEVMKAVIEKMGMRDITICYGQTESSPVITQTRTDDPLSLKVETVGRALPNLEVKIVIPGTNEEAAPNEQGELCTRGYHVMKGYYKNPEETLLAIDESSWLHTGDLATMDEAGYVRVTGRLKDMIIRGGENVSPREIEEFLYTHPKIADVQVAGVPDPVYGEEAAAWIILREGEQATEEEVRDYCRDKISRHKIPRHIFFIDDYPMTASGKVQKYRLRESFGATVK, from the coding sequence GACCTATGAGGAGCTCAATCAGCAAAGTCGCTTAGTGGCTAGAGGGTTGATGGCTCTTGGAATAGAGAAGGGTGATCATATTGCAGTATGGACGACTAATGTCCCTGAATGGGTACAGTTGCAATTTGGCACAGGTAAAATGGGTGCTCCTATCGTTACTGTAAATACTAATTATCGTTCAAGTGAGTTGGAATATTTATTGAAGCAATCTGATGCAAAAACGATTATTTTAATTGAAAATTATCGAGACCATTCTTTTATGAATACACTGCAAGAGTTATGTCCAGAGCTTGATCATTGTGAACCAGGTAATTTGCAATCAAAGCGACTACCTTTATTGAAAAATGTTATTTTAATTGGCGAGACAAAATATCCCGGAGTACTTAACTGGTCTGATGTGTTATCTGCTGCTGAGCAAGTAACAGAGGAACAATTAGATCAAAGACAGCAAGCACTTCATTATGATGATGTTATTAATATTCAATATACTTCGGGAACAACAGGTTTTCCAAAAGGTGTTATGTTAACGCATTATAACTTAGTAAATAATGCGATTAATATTGCAGAATGTATGCATTTAACTTCTGAAGATCGCTTGTGTATCCCTGTGCCATTCTTCCACTGCTTTGGCTGTGTGATTGGAACATTAGCGATTACTACTAGTGGCGGGACGATGGTACCCGTGCAGGAATTTTCACCTACTGAGGTGCTAAAAACGGTTGAAAAAGAAAGATGTACCGCGCTACATGGCGTACCAACGATGTTCATTAGCGAACTTAATTTACCGAATTTTTCGTCTTTTGACCTATCGACATTGCGTACCGGAGTAATGGCTGGCTCTAACTGTCCTATGGAGGTGATGAAGGCTGTTATCGAGAAAATGGGTATGAGGGATATTACGATCTGTTATGGGCAAACAGAATCCTCACCTGTTATTACACAAACGAGAACAGATGACCCGCTATCGTTAAAGGTTGAAACAGTTGGCCGCGCATTGCCAAATTTAGAAGTTAAAATTGTCATTCCTGGTACAAATGAAGAAGCTGCGCCGAATGAGCAAGGTGAGCTATGTACGAGAGGCTACCACGTTATGAAAGGTTACTATAAAAACCCAGAAGAAACGCTGCTTGCAATTGATGAGTCTAGCTGGCTGCATACCGGGGATTTGGCAACGATGGATGAGGCGGGCTATGTACGTGTAACTGGGCGTTTAAAAGATATGATTATTCGTGGTGGTGAAAATGTATCTCCTCGAGAGATTGAAGAATTCCTTTATACACACCCAAAAATTGCAGATGTGCAAGTTGCAGGTGTTCCTGATCCTGTTTATGGAGAGGAAGCGGCAGCTTGGATCATTTTGCGAGAAGGAGAGCAGGCAACAGAGGAAGAGGTTCGGGATTATTGTCGGGATAAAATCTCCAGACATAAAATTCCACGACATATTTTCTTTATCGACGACTATCCGATGACTGCATCAGGAAAAGTTCAAAAGTATAGATTACGAGAGAGTTTTGGTGCAACAGTGAAGTAA
- a CDS encoding acetyl-CoA carboxylase biotin carboxylase subunit, producing the protein MFKKVLIANRGEIARRVIRTCKRLNVQTVAVYSEADAESLHVKDADEAFCIGKPPVAQSYLNIDRILEVAKDSGADAIHPGYGLLSENAEFAKRCTEAGLVFIGPSADVIASMGSKLEARKTMKAAGVPIVEGVEAPVKDVTEAIEIASRLGYPIMLKASAGGGGIGMQLVDNAEELAKAFEGNQKRAQSFFGDGTMYMERFIANPHHVEVQIIADHDGNVVPLFERECSIQRRNQKVVEEAPSPFISDETRKSMLDASVKAVQHIGYVNAGTIEYLVDAEQNFYFLEMNTRLQVEHPVTEEITKLDLVEEQLKIAAKQSLAFTRDSIQRKGHAIEVRIYAENPSTFFPSPGTITAFELPTGEGIRHECGVEAGTTVTPFYDPMISKLVVWGETRATACERLIEALKAYKVEGIQTNIPMLLKTVTHEQFLKGYTTTKFVDDYYLPQLAETK; encoded by the coding sequence ATGTTCAAGAAGGTTTTAATTGCAAACCGTGGAGAGATAGCAAGGCGTGTTATAAGAACATGCAAACGACTAAATGTTCAAACAGTTGCGGTGTATTCCGAGGCAGATGCTGAAAGCTTACATGTTAAGGATGCTGATGAGGCGTTCTGTATCGGAAAACCACCTGTTGCACAAAGCTATTTAAATATTGATCGTATTCTTGAAGTGGCGAAGGACAGCGGTGCTGACGCTATTCATCCAGGCTATGGCTTATTATCAGAAAACGCTGAGTTTGCTAAACGTTGTACAGAGGCCGGTTTAGTGTTTATTGGGCCGAGCGCGGATGTTATTGCTTCGATGGGCAGTAAATTAGAAGCTCGGAAAACAATGAAAGCAGCAGGTGTACCGATTGTTGAAGGTGTTGAGGCACCGGTAAAAGATGTAACAGAAGCTATTGAAATTGCTTCCCGTCTAGGCTATCCCATTATGTTAAAGGCCTCTGCTGGTGGTGGAGGTATCGGGATGCAGCTCGTTGACAATGCAGAGGAATTAGCAAAAGCCTTTGAGGGGAATCAAAAGCGGGCACAGTCATTCTTTGGTGATGGCACGATGTATATGGAACGATTTATTGCGAATCCTCATCACGTCGAGGTACAAATTATTGCGGATCATGATGGCAATGTTGTACCACTATTTGAACGTGAGTGCTCGATTCAACGCAGAAATCAAAAAGTAGTGGAGGAAGCGCCGTCTCCTTTCATTTCTGATGAAACAAGAAAAAGTATGCTTGATGCGTCAGTCAAGGCAGTTCAGCATATTGGCTATGTGAATGCTGGAACGATTGAGTATTTAGTAGATGCAGAGCAAAACTTTTATTTCTTGGAGATGAATACTCGTCTACAGGTGGAGCATCCGGTGACTGAAGAAATTACAAAGCTGGATCTTGTAGAGGAGCAATTAAAGATTGCTGCAAAACAATCATTAGCATTTACTCGCGATAGCATCCAAAGAAAAGGGCACGCGATTGAAGTACGCATCTATGCTGAAAATCCTTCGACATTTTTCCCTTCTCCAGGCACAATCACGGCTTTTGAATTACCTACAGGTGAAGGGATTCGCCATGAATGTGGAGTAGAGGCAGGTACTACGGTAACACCTTTTTATGATCCGATGATTAGCAAATTAGTCGTGTGGGGAGAAACAAGAGCAACTGCGTGTGAAAGACTTATCGAAGCACTTAAAGCGTATAAAGTAGAAGGAATTCAAACAAATATTCCTATGCTGTTAAAAACAGTCACGCATGAACAATTTTTAAAGGGCTATACAACAACTAAATTTGTGGATGACTATTATCTACCTCAATTAGCAGAGACGAAATAA
- a CDS encoding acetyl-CoA carboxylase biotin carboxyl carrier protein subunit: MATVKASMAGTVWKIVVAEGEKVTAGQDVAILESMKMEIPIAAEEDGVVTKIIANEGDFINVDDDILEIE, translated from the coding sequence ATGGCAACAGTTAAAGCGAGCATGGCAGGAACAGTATGGAAAATCGTTGTAGCAGAGGGCGAGAAAGTGACAGCAGGACAAGATGTGGCAATTTTAGAGTCGATGAAAATGGAGATTCCTATTGCAGCAGAAGAAGATGGTGTGGTCACAAAAATCATTGCGAACGAAGGGGATTTCATTAACGTTGATGATGATATTTTAGAAATCGAATAA
- a CDS encoding hydroxymethylglutaryl-CoA lyase: MQLPKHVTLKEVGPRDGLQNEKMHLATADKVQLVNLLSQTGLKYIEVTSFVHPKWIPQLADAVEVLQAIKRQKDITYAALVPNMRGLERALQAEVDEVSVFMSASESHNQSNINKTINETFPILEEVVVGAKAAHKNVRGYISTVIGCPYEGYIQPEKVLRVTEKLFEMGVDEISLGDTIGVSVPTQVESLLEELLKRYPAENFAMHFHDTRGTALANIVKSLEMGITKFDSALGGLGGCPYAKGASGNVATEDLLYLLDEMGIKTGVELNKVLEAALFIEQKLGKAVVSKQMAIARNERSTSQL; the protein is encoded by the coding sequence ATGCAGCTACCAAAGCATGTAACGTTAAAGGAAGTAGGTCCTCGTGACGGTTTGCAAAATGAGAAAATGCATCTTGCAACTGCCGATAAAGTACAGCTAGTGAATTTACTTAGTCAAACTGGATTGAAATATATCGAAGTAACATCGTTTGTGCATCCGAAGTGGATTCCACAGCTGGCAGATGCTGTAGAGGTACTTCAAGCTATTAAACGCCAAAAAGATATAACGTATGCAGCATTAGTACCGAATATGCGTGGCTTAGAACGTGCATTGCAGGCTGAAGTAGATGAAGTGAGCGTTTTTATGTCGGCAAGTGAAAGCCATAATCAAAGCAATATTAATAAAACGATTAATGAAACATTTCCGATATTAGAGGAAGTAGTTGTGGGGGCAAAAGCAGCACATAAAAACGTTCGTGGTTATATTTCAACAGTAATTGGTTGCCCGTATGAAGGCTACATACAACCAGAAAAGGTTTTGCGAGTAACAGAAAAATTATTCGAAATGGGTGTCGATGAAATTTCACTTGGTGACACGATTGGTGTTAGTGTACCGACACAGGTGGAAAGTCTTTTAGAAGAATTACTAAAAAGATATCCTGCAGAAAATTTCGCGATGCATTTTCATGATACACGTGGCACAGCACTAGCAAATATCGTGAAATCCTTAGAAATGGGAATTACCAAGTTTGATAGTGCACTTGGTGGACTCGGAGGCTGTCCATATGCCAAGGGAGCATCAGGCAATGTAGCCACGGAAGATTTATTGTATTTATTAGATGAAATGGGTATTAAAACAGGTGTTGAACTGAATAAAGTGCTAGAGGCGGCGCTATTTATTGAACAAAAACTAGGGAAGGCAGTTGTATCTAAGCAAATGGCGATTGCCCGTAATGAAAGGAGTACGAGTCAATTATGA
- a CDS encoding enoyl-CoA hydratase has protein sequence MTQLVRFELLDDCIGLITLSRAEAANAMSVQLLQELSMTFDKINGDPAVRVVLLTGAGEKAFCAGADLKERKGMPDRQVKQIVQLIGATVAKVEALAQPVIAVLNGVAFGGGLELALACDLRFAAAHAKLGLTETSLGIIPGAGGTQRLPRLIGIGKAKELIYTARRLNAEEARSYGIVEYVYEGPEVLEKAQQLALEMAKNAPLSLIQAKIAMNQGVEVDLATGLKIESLAYNALIPTEDRLEGLLAFQEKRTPQYVGK, from the coding sequence ATGACGCAACTCGTTCGTTTTGAATTATTAGATGATTGCATTGGGCTTATTACACTTTCAAGAGCTGAAGCTGCGAATGCAATGTCTGTACAATTACTCCAAGAACTTAGTATGACATTCGACAAAATAAATGGTGATCCTGCAGTGCGAGTTGTCTTACTAACAGGAGCAGGGGAAAAGGCTTTTTGCGCTGGAGCAGATTTAAAAGAGCGTAAAGGGATGCCAGATCGACAAGTAAAGCAGATAGTGCAATTAATCGGTGCAACAGTGGCAAAAGTAGAAGCACTCGCTCAACCAGTTATTGCCGTATTAAATGGTGTTGCTTTTGGTGGTGGACTCGAGCTAGCGTTAGCCTGTGATTTACGTTTTGCAGCTGCACATGCAAAGCTAGGCCTTACGGAAACATCTCTCGGTATTATTCCAGGGGCTGGGGGAACACAGCGACTTCCACGACTAATTGGCATTGGAAAAGCGAAGGAATTGATTTATACAGCACGTCGATTAAATGCAGAAGAAGCAAGAAGCTACGGCATTGTAGAGTATGTTTATGAAGGACCTGAAGTGCTTGAAAAGGCTCAGCAGCTTGCGCTTGAAATGGCCAAAAATGCCCCGCTTTCTTTAATACAGGCAAAAATCGCTATGAATCAAGGTGTTGAAGTAGATTTAGCTACTGGTTTAAAAATCGAATCACTAGCATATAATGCTCTGATTCCTACAGAAGATCGTTTAGAGGGCTTACTTGCTTTTCAGGAAAAGCGAACACCGCAATACGTAGGGAAATAA
- a CDS encoding acyl-CoA carboxylase subunit beta, producing the protein MSNVSTEKTTKTMKEQILAGGLPKYHDKNAQQGKLFVRERLELLLDDGLQSEDGLYANCLAGDLPADGVVTGIGKIHGRTVCVLANDSTIKAGSWGKRTVEKMIRIQETAEKLNCPLLYLVDSAGARITDQLEMFPGRRGAGRIFYNQVKLSGKIPQICLLFGPSAAGGAYIPAFCDIVVMVEGNASMYLGSPRMAEMVIGEKVDLETMGGAKMHCSVSGCGDVLAKTEQEAIAYARKYLGYFPNNYAERSKVEAPKPPASFDKSIEELIPTNQNVPFDMYKLIDRIIDEGSFCEVKKLFAPELITGLGRINGQSIGIIANQPRVKGGVLFHDSADKAAKFISLCDAFNIPLLFLADVPGFMIGTQVEKAGIIRHGAKMIFAMSEATVPKLTVIVRKAYGAGLYAMAGPAFEPDCCIALSNAQIAVMGPEAAVNAVYANKIAELPKEEQASFIAEKRKEYQEEIDVYRLASELIIDDVIEPNDLRKALESRLELYMSKYLLFSERKHGVNPV; encoded by the coding sequence ATGAGCAATGTATCGACAGAAAAAACGACGAAAACAATGAAGGAACAAATTTTAGCAGGTGGTCTTCCAAAATATCACGATAAAAATGCACAGCAAGGAAAACTATTTGTACGCGAACGACTCGAATTATTATTAGATGATGGGCTGCAATCAGAGGATGGCTTGTATGCGAACTGTTTAGCTGGTGACTTACCAGCAGATGGCGTTGTCACAGGAATCGGTAAAATTCATGGCCGTACCGTTTGTGTTTTAGCAAACGATTCGACGATTAAAGCTGGTTCTTGGGGTAAACGTACAGTAGAAAAAATGATTCGTATTCAAGAAACAGCAGAAAAACTAAATTGCCCTTTACTTTATCTAGTCGATTCAGCAGGTGCACGTATTACAGATCAATTAGAAATGTTTCCTGGTCGAAGAGGAGCAGGGCGCATTTTCTATAATCAGGTAAAGCTTTCAGGTAAAATCCCTCAAATATGCTTATTGTTTGGACCTTCTGCAGCAGGAGGTGCATATATCCCTGCATTCTGCGATATCGTAGTAATGGTAGAGGGCAATGCATCGATGTATTTAGGGTCTCCACGTATGGCGGAAATGGTTATCGGTGAGAAGGTAGATTTGGAAACAATGGGTGGAGCGAAAATGCACTGTTCCGTTTCTGGTTGTGGAGATGTGCTCGCTAAAACGGAGCAAGAAGCAATCGCGTATGCTCGTAAATATTTAGGCTATTTCCCGAACAACTATGCAGAGCGCAGTAAGGTTGAGGCACCAAAGCCACCAGCTTCATTTGATAAGTCCATTGAGGAACTAATACCAACAAATCAAAACGTTCCATTTGATATGTATAAGTTAATTGACCGCATTATTGATGAAGGTTCGTTTTGTGAAGTGAAAAAATTATTTGCTCCAGAATTAATTACAGGGCTTGGACGTATTAATGGGCAATCTATTGGAATTATCGCCAATCAACCTCGCGTAAAGGGGGGCGTTTTATTCCACGATTCAGCTGATAAAGCAGCAAAGTTCATTTCACTATGTGATGCGTTTAATATACCGCTTCTTTTCCTTGCCGATGTACCAGGCTTTATGATTGGTACGCAGGTTGAAAAAGCTGGGATTATACGCCATGGTGCAAAGATGATTTTTGCAATGAGCGAGGCGACCGTTCCTAAATTAACAGTCATTGTTCGTAAGGCATATGGTGCAGGATTATATGCAATGGCAGGTCCTGCTTTTGAGCCAGACTGCTGTATTGCGTTATCCAACGCACAAATTGCAGTAATGGGCCCTGAAGCTGCGGTGAATGCGGTTTATGCCAATAAAATTGCTGAACTCCCAAAAGAGGAGCAGGCAAGCTTTATTGCAGAAAAACGCAAGGAATATCAAGAGGAAATCGATGTCTATCGTCTAGCTTCAGAGCTTATCATTGATGATGTTATTGAGCCAAATGATTTAAGAAAAGCACTTGAATCACGTTTAGAGCTCTATATGTCAAAGTACTTATTATTCTCAGAACGTAAGCATGGAGTAAATCCAGTATAA
- a CDS encoding VanZ family protein — translation MSKNNIESNAKLPLPYRSMIDTYYLPIKITGWIFFCIYSVIAFYKLVIDRLVNVVIILFKGEYSLGELGLFDYSDWRLTTNFVPFDTILRYINYSQYFNLDIIIINLLGNLLIFTPMGFLLPLLSKKFRKAWVVICVGFFSSLAVESIQFIFTVGSADIDDLILNTLGAWLGYLAYKSILIKPKRNR, via the coding sequence ATGTCAAAAAATAATATAGAAAGTAATGCCAAGCTACCATTACCATATCGTTCAATGATTGATACATATTATTTACCAATAAAAATAACAGGCTGGATATTTTTTTGTATCTATTCTGTTATAGCTTTTTATAAGCTGGTCATTGATCGTCTAGTGAATGTAGTCATTATTTTATTCAAGGGCGAATACTCTCTTGGTGAATTAGGGCTGTTTGATTATAGTGATTGGCGATTAACTACAAATTTTGTTCCCTTTGATACGATTCTTCGTTATATAAATTACTCTCAGTATTTTAATTTGGATATCATTATTATAAATCTACTCGGCAATTTATTAATATTTACCCCAATGGGCTTTTTACTACCACTGTTATCAAAAAAGTTTCGTAAAGCGTGGGTAGTTATTTGTGTAGGCTTTTTCTCCAGCCTAGCGGTAGAATCTATACAATTTATTTTTACGGTTGGGTCGGCAGATATTGATGATTTGATTTTAAATACACTTGGCGCATGGCTTGGCTACTTAGCCTATAAAAGCATACTTATTAAACCTAAACGAAATAGATAG
- the ybaK gene encoding Cys-tRNA(Pro) deacylase: MTKAKHAKTNAIRLLEQQKIQFEVIEYETGDGQVDGISVAEKIGHPVSRVFKTLVAKASAQKLFVFVIPVAEELNLKAAAKVVGEKKIDMLPVKELLGYTGYVRGGCSPVGMKKLYPTVIDASAQEQGSIIVSAGKIGMQIHMQLDDLVAVTKAKLAPITTTQE; encoded by the coding sequence ATGACGAAGGCAAAGCATGCAAAGACGAATGCTATAAGATTGTTGGAGCAACAAAAAATACAATTCGAAGTAATTGAGTATGAAACTGGTGACGGCCAAGTAGACGGAATTTCGGTTGCTGAAAAAATTGGTCATCCGGTTTCTCGAGTTTTCAAAACATTAGTAGCAAAAGCGAGTGCGCAAAAGCTTTTTGTATTTGTAATTCCTGTAGCAGAAGAGCTTAATTTAAAAGCTGCTGCCAAGGTCGTTGGAGAGAAAAAAATCGACATGCTTCCTGTCAAGGAGTTACTAGGCTATACAGGTTATGTACGAGGCGGATGCTCTCCAGTCGGCATGAAAAAGCTTTATCCGACGGTTATTGATGCGTCGGCTCAAGAGCAAGGAAGTATTATTGTGAGTGCCGGAAAAATCGGCATGCAAATCCATATGCAACTAGATGATTTAGTCGCTGTGACTAAAGCAAAGCTTGCACCAATTACCACTACCCAAGAATGA
- a CDS encoding glycosidase, with protein MLIVSMSTLFIEALQIAIRDRRSTWQVDTYQIQAPIFNQTLLKKIKERCLDIVVIETTNQHFTMIIDSLKKLKSPEIDIMLLVDSRMGEVYHHLKDEERWSSVTKNTSLEEFLILLESFKSNVPDVPDVSLKEMDKVILKELAIGHSFEFIQRSQELSAEEIDQSLYRINTYFKVPNYIESIVKAFEQKIITN; from the coding sequence GTGTTAATTGTTTCAATGTCTACTTTATTTATTGAAGCTTTACAAATAGCTATTCGTGATAGGCGTTCAACTTGGCAAGTAGATACTTATCAAATTCAAGCGCCTATATTTAATCAAACATTGCTGAAAAAAATTAAAGAACGATGCCTTGATATTGTAGTAATCGAAACAACAAATCAACATTTTACGATGATAATTGATAGTTTGAAGAAATTAAAGAGTCCAGAAATAGACATCATGTTACTTGTGGATTCAAGGATGGGTGAGGTTTACCATCACCTAAAAGATGAAGAACGGTGGTCTAGTGTTACTAAAAATACAAGTCTAGAGGAATTTTTAATATTGCTGGAATCCTTTAAAAGTAATGTACCTGATGTACCAGATGTCTCTTTAAAAGAGATGGATAAAGTGATTCTAAAAGAATTAGCAATAGGACACTCATTTGAGTTTATCCAACGTTCACAAGAGCTATCGGCTGAAGAAATAGATCAGTCACTATATCGAATTAATACTTATTTTAAAGTACCAAATTATATAGAATCTATTGTTAAAGCATTTGAACAGAAAATAATTACAAATTGA
- a CDS encoding ABC transporter ATP-binding protein: MTFKIENLNKSFGNKKAVNNISIRLEEGQILGMLGRNGAGKTTTIRMMLELIPKDSGQILWRGKPFSKKNLKIGYLPEERGLYAKMNVLDQIIYFGMLEGMDKKEAKREAIKWLEKLEISYAAKKRTEQLSKGNQQKVQLITAIIHDPEFIILDEPFSGLDPVNADMLKNVVKELIAKKKTIIFCSHQMDQVESFCNQICILKDGNLIVSDQLSAVKKSYDYRYLELETTNNIKDYLDHKQYTFTQENNRYKLRIPRSERFYQTIQEIDEKFELQGVALKEPSLHEIFIERTGDDVNAKF, encoded by the coding sequence ATGACATTTAAAATAGAAAATTTAAATAAAAGCTTTGGTAATAAAAAAGCAGTAAACAATATTTCAATTCGATTAGAAGAAGGGCAAATCTTAGGCATGCTAGGTCGAAACGGTGCTGGAAAAACAACTACTATTCGAATGATGCTGGAGCTAATTCCAAAAGATAGTGGACAAATTTTATGGAGAGGAAAACCTTTTTCTAAGAAAAACTTAAAAATTGGCTATCTACCAGAAGAGCGTGGTCTTTATGCGAAAATGAACGTTTTAGATCAAATTATTTATTTTGGTATGTTAGAAGGAATGGATAAAAAAGAAGCTAAAAGAGAGGCCATAAAATGGTTGGAAAAACTTGAAATCTCATATGCAGCAAAGAAGCGCACCGAACAATTATCTAAAGGAAATCAGCAAAAAGTACAATTAATTACAGCGATTATACATGATCCAGAGTTTATTATTTTAGATGAACCTTTCAGCGGATTAGACCCTGTTAATGCGGATATGTTAAAAAACGTTGTAAAAGAATTGATTGCTAAAAAGAAAACAATTATTTTCTGTAGTCATCAAATGGACCAAGTTGAATCGTTTTGTAACCAAATTTGTATTTTAAAAGATGGGAATTTAATTGTGTCAGATCAATTATCAGCTGTGAAAAAATCTTATGATTATCGTTATTTAGAATTAGAAACGACAAATAATATTAAAGATTACTTAGATCATAAACAATATACATTTACACAAGAAAACAATCGTTATAAATTACGCATTCCACGAAGCGAGAGATTTTATCAAACTATTCAGGAGATTGATGAGAAATTTGAGCTGCAAGGAGTTGCATTAAAAGAACCAAGTTTACATGAAATCTTTATTGAACGGACAGGAGATGACGTAAATGCGAAATTTTAG
- a CDS encoding ABC transporter permease translates to MRNFSIVFNTVFKEAVKTKAYLYMTIGLVALSLLLFASPSIMKVFNTDSTDETYKIVNQTSLKLSEKELTELAGSWTIVDDANIEDLKEDIKADELTGFFVLEDQTNLMQLNIYMPKVNNEVLLPLESYIKEKKVASIVATQSIDMGVLQELNTPLQSNVQSLYETEPNALFIIYGLISIMFFSISIYGNNVATAIASEKSSRVMEVMITKVAPVPMMYGKILGIGLASLTQLFIFMGALLLWANVGIFEVPEGSLVQTVMETITWGTAAYILIFFIIGYFIYATLYAIFGSMVSRPDDLASASLPIMILLMASLAVEMLFVVDSPEGTITNITSYIPFTAPMSVIIRIVYNTISPVEIAVSLLVMISFIALFAAMAARIYPKGVLKSDSLTFKQLIQSNR, encoded by the coding sequence ATGCGAAATTTTAGTATTGTATTTAACACCGTTTTCAAAGAGGCTGTTAAAACAAAAGCCTATTTATATATGACGATTGGCTTAGTAGCATTGAGTTTGCTACTCTTTGCCTCACCATCAATTATGAAAGTCTTTAATACTGACAGTACGGATGAAACTTATAAAATTGTTAATCAAACATCTTTAAAACTATCTGAAAAAGAATTAACAGAGTTAGCCGGAAGCTGGACAATAGTAGACGATGCGAATATAGAAGATCTAAAAGAAGATATTAAAGCAGATGAATTAACTGGATTCTTTGTATTAGAAGATCAAACGAATTTAATGCAATTGAATATCTATATGCCGAAAGTAAACAATGAAGTGCTACTTCCGTTAGAATCTTATATTAAAGAAAAGAAAGTAGCGTCAATTGTTGCTACACAATCGATTGACATGGGTGTCCTTCAAGAATTGAATACACCACTACAAAGCAACGTTCAATCATTATATGAAACAGAACCAAATGCGTTGTTTATTATTTACGGTTTAATATCTATTATGTTCTTTTCTATTTCAATATACGGTAACAACGTTGCAACAGCGATTGCATCTGAAAAATCTTCACGTGTTATGGAAGTCATGATTACAAAAGTTGCACCAGTCCCTATGATGTACGGGAAAATTTTAGGCATTGGTTTAGCTAGTTTAACACAATTATTTATTTTTATGGGTGCCCTTTTATTATGGGCAAACGTAGGTATTTTTGAAGTTCCTGAAGGCTCGTTAGTACAAACTGTAATGGAAACTATTACATGGGGAACAGCAGCGTATATTCTTATTTTCTTTATCATTGGATACTTTATCTATGCAACTTTGTATGCGATTTTCGGATCCATGGTAAGCCGCCCGGATGATTTAGCAAGTGCATCGCTGCCAATTATGATTTTATTAATGGCGAGTTTAGCAGTGGAAATGCTCTTTGTAGTGGATTCTCCAGAAGGAACGATTACGAATATAACTTCTTACATTCCATTTACAGCGCCAATGAGTGTAATAATCCGTATTGTTTATAACACGATTTCACCAGTCGAAATTGCTGTTTCGCTATTAGTCATGATTTCGTTTATTGCTTTATTTGCAGCAATGGCAGCGAGAATCTATCCAAAAGGCGTTTTAAAATCAGATAGCTTAACATTTAAACAATTAATTCAGTCTAACAGATAA